In Primulina eburnea isolate SZY01 chromosome 3, ASM2296580v1, whole genome shotgun sequence, one DNA window encodes the following:
- the LOC140825079 gene encoding UDP-galactose/UDP-glucose transporter 7 isoform X3, whose product MDNTESSPYLSLFAAVSYGFASMAMVFINKAVLMKYAHSMTLLTLQQLVTTLLIRIGRVMGYTNVKELNVETAKKLVPVSLFYNANVAFALASLKGVNIPMYIAIKRLTPLAVLVAGFFTGKGNPTTQTMYLVLVEKSGAEDGLSSVEIMFYNSILSLPFLLFLIITTGEFPNSMSILFAKSTSLSFFVILLLSLVMSIVLNYTMFLCTIVNSALTTTIVGVLKGVGSTTLGFVLLGGVQVHALNVTGLVINTAGGVWYSCAKYQQKKRSKLPKLMADLEMHKK is encoded by the exons ATGGATAATACGGAGTCGAGTCCGTACTTGAG TTTGTTTGCTGCCGTATCATATGGATTTGCCTCGATGGCGATGGTTTTTATCAATAAAGCAGTGCTTATGAAGTATGCACATTCAATGACTCTTCTTACACTCCAG CAATTGGTGACAACTTTGCTCATACGGATTGGTAGAGTTATGGGATATACAAATGTCAAAGAATTGAATGTAGAAACGGCCAAAAAACTTGTACCAGTTTCCTTATTCTACAATGCTAATGTGGCCTTCGCTTTAGCAAGCTTGAAAGGAGTAAATATTCCAATGTACATTGCCATCAAAAGATTAACACCACTTGCTGTACTTGTAGCTGGATTCTTTACTGGAAAGGGGAACCCTACAACTCAG ACCATGTACCTTGTATTAGTGGAGAAATCAGGTGCAGAGGATGGGCTTTCCTCAGTTGAAATCATGTTTTATAACAGTATTTTATCGTTACCTTTTCTGCTATTCCTCATCATAACTACTGGAGAATTTCCAAATTCCATGTCGATACTTTTTGCCAAG AGCACTTCACTATCGTTTTTTGTCATTCTTCTTCTTTCCCTGGTGATGAGTATAGTTCTGAATTACACCATGTTCTTGTGTACCATTGTCAACTCTGCTTTAACGACTACGATTGTTGGCGTCCTCAAGGGCGTGGGTTCAACA ACACTCGGCTTTGTCTTGCTAGGGGGAGTGCAAGTACATGCTTTAAATGTGACGGGGCTTGTAATTAACACAGCCGGTGGTGTTTGGTATTCTTGTGCAAAATATCAGCAGAAGAAGAGAAGCAAGTTGCCTAAGTTGATGGCAGACTTGGAAATGCATAAAAAATGA
- the LOC140825079 gene encoding UDP-galactose/UDP-glucose transporter 7 isoform X1 yields MDNTESSPYLSLFAAVSYGFASMAMVFINKAVLMKYAHSMTLLTLQQLVTTLLIRIGRVMGYTNVKELNVETAKKLVPVSLFYNANVAFALASLKGVNIPMYIAIKRLTPLAVLVAGFFTGKGNPTTQVTLSVLLTAVGVLIAALGDFSFDIFGYSMAFISVFFQTMYLVLVEKSGAEDGLSSVEIMFYNSILSLPFLLFLIITTGEFPNSMSILFAKSTSLSFFVILLLSLVMSIVLNYTMFLCTIVNSALTTTIVGVLKGVGSTTLGFVLLGGVQVHALNVTGLVINTAGGVWYSCAKYQQKKRSKLPKLMADLEMHKK; encoded by the exons ATGGATAATACGGAGTCGAGTCCGTACTTGAG TTTGTTTGCTGCCGTATCATATGGATTTGCCTCGATGGCGATGGTTTTTATCAATAAAGCAGTGCTTATGAAGTATGCACATTCAATGACTCTTCTTACACTCCAG CAATTGGTGACAACTTTGCTCATACGGATTGGTAGAGTTATGGGATATACAAATGTCAAAGAATTGAATGTAGAAACGGCCAAAAAACTTGTACCAGTTTCCTTATTCTACAATGCTAATGTGGCCTTCGCTTTAGCAAGCTTGAAAGGAGTAAATATTCCAATGTACATTGCCATCAAAAGATTAACACCACTTGCTGTACTTGTAGCTGGATTCTTTACTGGAAAGGGGAACCCTACAACTCAG GTCACTCTGTCTGTTCTTTTAACTGCTGTTGGCGTTCTTATAGCAGCACTTGGTGATTTTTCGTTTGATATTTTTGGATATTCAATGGCATTTATTTCTGTTTTTTTCCAG ACCATGTACCTTGTATTAGTGGAGAAATCAGGTGCAGAGGATGGGCTTTCCTCAGTTGAAATCATGTTTTATAACAGTATTTTATCGTTACCTTTTCTGCTATTCCTCATCATAACTACTGGAGAATTTCCAAATTCCATGTCGATACTTTTTGCCAAG AGCACTTCACTATCGTTTTTTGTCATTCTTCTTCTTTCCCTGGTGATGAGTATAGTTCTGAATTACACCATGTTCTTGTGTACCATTGTCAACTCTGCTTTAACGACTACGATTGTTGGCGTCCTCAAGGGCGTGGGTTCAACA ACACTCGGCTTTGTCTTGCTAGGGGGAGTGCAAGTACATGCTTTAAATGTGACGGGGCTTGTAATTAACACAGCCGGTGGTGTTTGGTATTCTTGTGCAAAATATCAGCAGAAGAAGAGAAGCAAGTTGCCTAAGTTGATGGCAGACTTGGAAATGCATAAAAAATGA
- the LOC140825079 gene encoding UDP-galactose/UDP-glucose transporter 7 isoform X2, producing MAMVFINKAVLMKYAHSMTLLTLQQLVTTLLIRIGRVMGYTNVKELNVETAKKLVPVSLFYNANVAFALASLKGVNIPMYIAIKRLTPLAVLVAGFFTGKGNPTTQVTLSVLLTAVGVLIAALGDFSFDIFGYSMAFISVFFQTMYLVLVEKSGAEDGLSSVEIMFYNSILSLPFLLFLIITTGEFPNSMSILFAKSTSLSFFVILLLSLVMSIVLNYTMFLCTIVNSALTTTIVGVLKGVGSTTLGFVLLGGVQVHALNVTGLVINTAGGVWYSCAKYQQKKRSKLPKLMADLEMHKK from the exons ATGGCGATGGTTTTTATCAATAAAGCAGTGCTTATGAAGTATGCACATTCAATGACTCTTCTTACACTCCAG CAATTGGTGACAACTTTGCTCATACGGATTGGTAGAGTTATGGGATATACAAATGTCAAAGAATTGAATGTAGAAACGGCCAAAAAACTTGTACCAGTTTCCTTATTCTACAATGCTAATGTGGCCTTCGCTTTAGCAAGCTTGAAAGGAGTAAATATTCCAATGTACATTGCCATCAAAAGATTAACACCACTTGCTGTACTTGTAGCTGGATTCTTTACTGGAAAGGGGAACCCTACAACTCAG GTCACTCTGTCTGTTCTTTTAACTGCTGTTGGCGTTCTTATAGCAGCACTTGGTGATTTTTCGTTTGATATTTTTGGATATTCAATGGCATTTATTTCTGTTTTTTTCCAG ACCATGTACCTTGTATTAGTGGAGAAATCAGGTGCAGAGGATGGGCTTTCCTCAGTTGAAATCATGTTTTATAACAGTATTTTATCGTTACCTTTTCTGCTATTCCTCATCATAACTACTGGAGAATTTCCAAATTCCATGTCGATACTTTTTGCCAAG AGCACTTCACTATCGTTTTTTGTCATTCTTCTTCTTTCCCTGGTGATGAGTATAGTTCTGAATTACACCATGTTCTTGTGTACCATTGTCAACTCTGCTTTAACGACTACGATTGTTGGCGTCCTCAAGGGCGTGGGTTCAACA ACACTCGGCTTTGTCTTGCTAGGGGGAGTGCAAGTACATGCTTTAAATGTGACGGGGCTTGTAATTAACACAGCCGGTGGTGTTTGGTATTCTTGTGCAAAATATCAGCAGAAGAAGAGAAGCAAGTTGCCTAAGTTGATGGCAGACTTGGAAATGCATAAAAAATGA
- the LOC140825082 gene encoding serine/arginine-rich splicing factor RSZ22A-like isoform X2 has product MSRVYIGNLDPRVSERELEDEFRVFGVIRSVWVARRPPGYAFIDFDDRRDAQDAIRELDGKNGWRVELSHNSKGGGGGRGGGRGRSGSDLKCYECGEPGHFARECRMQGGSGRHRSRSPPRYRRSPSYGKRSYSPRGRTSRRRSLSPRGRSLSKSPYRGRDEVPYANGNGIREWRRSRS; this is encoded by the exons ATGTCGAGGGTTTATATTGGAAATTTGGACCCGCGCGTATCTGAACGTGAGCTTGAGGACGAATTTCGTGTATTTGGAGTGATCAGGAG TGTGTGGGTTGCAAGGAGGCCTCCTGGCTATGCTTTCATTGATTTTGATGATCGAAGGGATGCCCAAGATGCCATCAGGGAGCTTGATG GTAAAAATGGTTGGAGAGTTGAGCTTTCACACAATTCAAAAGGTGGCGGTGGTGGCCGCGGCGGGGGTCGCGGTCGTTCTGGATCTGATTTGAAATGCTATGAGTGTGGCGAGCCTGGCCATTTTGCCCGTGAGTGCAGGATGCAAGGAGGTTCTGGAAGGCATAGGAGTCGTAGCCCTCCTAGGTATCGCCGGAGCCCAAGTTATGGTAAAAG GAGTTACAGTCCCCGTGGTCGCACTTCTCGACGCCGCAGCTTGTCTCCCAGGGGTCGCAGCCTCAGCAAGTCTCCTTATCGTGGACGAGATGAGGTGCCATATGCCAATGG AAATGGCATCAGGGAATGGCGCAGGAGCAGAAGTTGA
- the LOC140825082 gene encoding serine/arginine-rich splicing factor RSZ22A-like isoform X1, translated as MSRVYIGNLDPRVSERELEDEFRVFGVIRSVWVARRPPGYAFIDFDDRRDAQDAIRELDGKNGWRVELSHNSKGGGGGRGGGRGRSGSDLKCYECGEPGHFARECRMQGGSGRHRSRSPPRYRRSPSYGKRSYSPRGRTSRRRSLSPRGRSLSKSPYRGRDEVPYANGNGIRERRRSRSRS; from the exons ATGTCGAGGGTTTATATTGGAAATTTGGACCCGCGCGTATCTGAACGTGAGCTTGAGGACGAATTTCGTGTATTTGGAGTGATCAGGAG TGTGTGGGTTGCAAGGAGGCCTCCTGGCTATGCTTTCATTGATTTTGATGATCGAAGGGATGCCCAAGATGCCATCAGGGAGCTTGATG GTAAAAATGGTTGGAGAGTTGAGCTTTCACACAATTCAAAAGGTGGCGGTGGTGGCCGCGGCGGGGGTCGCGGTCGTTCTGGATCTGATTTGAAATGCTATGAGTGTGGCGAGCCTGGCCATTTTGCCCGTGAGTGCAGGATGCAAGGAGGTTCTGGAAGGCATAGGAGTCGTAGCCCTCCTAGGTATCGCCGGAGCCCAAGTTATGGTAAAAG GAGTTACAGTCCCCGTGGTCGCACTTCTCGACGCCGCAGCTTGTCTCCCAGGGGTCGCAGCCTCAGCAAGTCTCCTTATCGTGGACGAGATGAGGTGCCATATGCCAATGG AAATGGCATCAGGGAAAGGCGCAGGAGCAGGAGCAGGAGTTGA
- the LOC140825081 gene encoding probable sarcosine oxidase has product MEDSRSQFFDVIVIGAGVMGSSTAYQTAKLGLKTLLLEQFDFLHHRGSSHGESRTIRATYPEEYYSGMVIESSRLWEELEAEIGYKVYFKTTQFDMGPSDNKSLQAVVSSCRKNSIPFRVLDVDEVLKEYSGLFQLPEGWIGVATPDGGVLKPTKAVAMFQTLASRRGAVLKDGTEVLNIEKDKENGEIVVFARDGGHFRSRKCVITVGSWTKTLIEKVRGLTLPIQPLETSVVYWKINPGYEDKFTIENGFPTFASYGDPYIYGTPALEFPGLIKIPVHGGRACAPNERTWEPAPEMVNALRDWIKGKLGDAVDCDKPVLTQSCMYSMTPDEDFVIDFLGGEFGKDAVVAGGFSGHGFKMAPVVGRITAEMVASGVADGVDLTHFRIARFEGNFRGNFKDFEDQVKSH; this is encoded by the coding sequence ATGGAGGATTCCAGAAGCCAGTTTTTTGATGTAATAGTAATTGGGGCGGGGGTAATGGGGAGCTCCACAGCTTATCAAACAGCGAAACTCGGCCTGAAAACGCTGCTTTTAGAGCAGTTCGACTTTCTGCACCACCGCGGCTCTTCACACGGCGAATCAAGAACAATTCGTGCTACCTACCCGGAAGAATACTACTCCGGAATGGTTATCGAATCTTCGCGTTTATGGGAAGAATTAGAGGCTGAAATTGGCTACAAAGTCTACTTCAAAACCACTCAATTCGACATGGGCCCGTCGGACAACAAATCCCTGCAAGCAGTCGTGAGTAGCTGCCGTAAAAACTCCATTCCTTTTCGGGTTCTTGACGTAGATGAGGTTTTGAAGGAGTATTCGGGATTGTTCCAGCTGCCGGAAGGTTGGATTGGTGTCGCAACTCCGGATGGGGGAGTTCTTAAGCCGACGAAAGCTGTGGCAATGTTTCAAACACTTGCTTCGCGTCGAGGCGCGGTGCTGAAAGACGGTACAGAAGTGCTGAACATTGAGAAAGATAAAGAAAACGGTGAAATTGTTGTGTTTGCGAGAGATGGTGGCCATTTCCGAAGCAGAAAATGCGTAATCACTGTTGGGTCATGGACGAAGACGTTGATTGAGAAGGTCCGGGGATTAACCCTTCCGATTCAACCGCTGGAGACATCAGTTGTATACTGGAAGATAAACCCTGGTTATGAAGATAAATTCACGATCGAAAATGGCTTCCCCACGTTCGCCAGCTACGGGGACCCCTACATATACGGAACTCCGGCGCTGGAGTTCCCGGGGCTGATCAAAATCCCGGTGCATGGCGGTCGCGCCTGTGCACCTAACGAACGCACGTGGGAGCCAGCGCCGGAGATGGTGAACGCATTGCGGGACTGGATTAAGGGAAAACTCGGGGACGCCGTCGATTGTGATAAGCCAGTACTGACGCAGTCGTGTATGTATTCCATGACGCCCGATGAAGATTTCGTGATCGACTTTCTGGGGGGAGAGTTCGGGAAGGACGCGGTGGTTGCCGGCGGATTCTCAGGTCATGGGTTCAAGATGGCGCCGGTGGTTGGGAGGATTACGGCGGAGATGGTGGCGAGTGGCGTGGCTGATGGCGTGGACCTCACGCACTTCAGGATAGCCAGGTTTGAAGGGAACTTTCGAGGAAATTTCAAAGATTTTGAAGATCAAGTCAAGTCACATTAG
- the LOC140825079 gene encoding UDP-galactose/UDP-glucose transporter 7 isoform X4: protein MGYTNVKELNVETAKKLVPVSLFYNANVAFALASLKGVNIPMYIAIKRLTPLAVLVAGFFTGKGNPTTQVTLSVLLTAVGVLIAALGDFSFDIFGYSMAFISVFFQTMYLVLVEKSGAEDGLSSVEIMFYNSILSLPFLLFLIITTGEFPNSMSILFAKSTSLSFFVILLLSLVMSIVLNYTMFLCTIVNSALTTTIVGVLKGVGSTTLGFVLLGGVQVHALNVTGLVINTAGGVWYSCAKYQQKKRSKLPKLMADLEMHKK from the exons ATGGGATATACAAATGTCAAAGAATTGAATGTAGAAACGGCCAAAAAACTTGTACCAGTTTCCTTATTCTACAATGCTAATGTGGCCTTCGCTTTAGCAAGCTTGAAAGGAGTAAATATTCCAATGTACATTGCCATCAAAAGATTAACACCACTTGCTGTACTTGTAGCTGGATTCTTTACTGGAAAGGGGAACCCTACAACTCAG GTCACTCTGTCTGTTCTTTTAACTGCTGTTGGCGTTCTTATAGCAGCACTTGGTGATTTTTCGTTTGATATTTTTGGATATTCAATGGCATTTATTTCTGTTTTTTTCCAG ACCATGTACCTTGTATTAGTGGAGAAATCAGGTGCAGAGGATGGGCTTTCCTCAGTTGAAATCATGTTTTATAACAGTATTTTATCGTTACCTTTTCTGCTATTCCTCATCATAACTACTGGAGAATTTCCAAATTCCATGTCGATACTTTTTGCCAAG AGCACTTCACTATCGTTTTTTGTCATTCTTCTTCTTTCCCTGGTGATGAGTATAGTTCTGAATTACACCATGTTCTTGTGTACCATTGTCAACTCTGCTTTAACGACTACGATTGTTGGCGTCCTCAAGGGCGTGGGTTCAACA ACACTCGGCTTTGTCTTGCTAGGGGGAGTGCAAGTACATGCTTTAAATGTGACGGGGCTTGTAATTAACACAGCCGGTGGTGTTTGGTATTCTTGTGCAAAATATCAGCAGAAGAAGAGAAGCAAGTTGCCTAAGTTGATGGCAGACTTGGAAATGCATAAAAAATGA